Proteins encoded together in one Telopea speciosissima isolate NSW1024214 ecotype Mountain lineage chromosome 6, Tspe_v1, whole genome shotgun sequence window:
- the LOC122665490 gene encoding precursor of CEP5-like: MSKVKFIFASVLLLVFVFSHAVNSVEGRRLLTTPNREKSSHETASRKVGGENTMIMNTLRGDLASKTMAQLVSNKFGSAATPVHIVDINEAVVDLAVPLHDDSPPPPPGHTEGFRPTAPGHSPGIGHSVQN; encoded by the coding sequence ATGTCGAAGGTGAAGTTCATCTTTGCTTCTGTGCTTCTTCTTGTCTTTGTTTTCTCTCATGCAGTTAATTCTGTTGAGGGACGAAGGCTTTTAACTACTCCCAACAGAGAGAAGAGTAGTCATGAAACTGCATCAAGAAAAGTTGGTGGTGAAAACACCATGATCATGAATACCTTGCGTGGTGACCTTGCAAGTAAAACCATGGCACAATTAGTATCAAACAAGTTTGGGTCAGCTGCAACCCCTGTTCATATCGTAGACATTAATGAAGCTGTTGTAGACCTTGCAGTTCCATTACACGACGattcaccaccacctccaccaggTCATACAGAAGGCTTCCGACCAACGGCCCCTGGTCATAGTCCAGGGATCGGCCATTCCGTTCAAAACTAG